In Vibrio sp. JC009, a single window of DNA contains:
- a CDS encoding cation-translocating P-type ATPase, whose protein sequence is MSNYIIKHEIPGRIRLGIEAIKDPSFRSGLQSGFENTEGVIYTKVNPICASLLLRYDPETIARQTLLDKIQAFISAPALVQDNCVEVSKCGCGSDDHASTTRELRRFVGITALTAGSFVRTSIMGATVSQALFSPLGLLTLGFSLPVIWRGLKSLKERRPNMDSFLAGGLVASLVGGEAMTALEILWINSGADTLSAWIHERSRKHISDILDITSHHTFVLENGIEIEREVSQIKPGDIVVLHTGEKISVDGAIVHGQAMLNEAPITGHQELKHKQEADQVFAGTFVQEGVIQVRVEHVGDTTYLARVMSKVEDALENRAPIEGVADRLAEKVLKMGVASTALTYLITGSIMRAYTVLLVMACPCATVLAASTAVSAAMNSAARNQILIKGGRYLEEVGKCETVFFDKTGTLTTSCPSLAETAMAKGVTEKQLLQLAASAETHNHHPLAQAIMEEAKLHGTFPIPHQECDYHLGMGMRALLEEGEILVGNAKLVQHYGISMSSLNGLEAKSREFKERGLTLLYVYKDRVLQGMLGFEAQERPETKATIQQLRRLGVKRVVLVTGDEEPTARAIARRLGMDDYHASMMPEDKGRVIEAETSKYGPVIMIGDGINDALALTHAEVGVAFGTAGSEVAVEAADIALVKDDLTGLVNVYALSQKTLQVANQNFWIATGSNIVGVVFGALGWLSPVTAGLVHIGHSLGVVGNSTRLLALPKPEDE, encoded by the coding sequence ATGAGCAATTATATAATTAAGCACGAAATCCCGGGCCGTATACGGCTTGGGATTGAAGCGATTAAAGACCCTTCCTTCCGCTCCGGCTTGCAGTCTGGCTTTGAAAATACCGAAGGCGTTATTTATACAAAGGTTAATCCTATATGTGCGTCTTTGCTGCTTCGCTATGATCCGGAAACCATAGCAAGGCAAACGCTTTTAGATAAGATTCAGGCATTTATTTCTGCTCCGGCTCTGGTTCAGGATAACTGTGTTGAGGTATCTAAATGCGGATGTGGTTCGGATGATCACGCGTCAACAACCAGGGAGTTAAGACGATTTGTCGGTATCACGGCTCTGACTGCCGGATCATTTGTGCGTACATCAATAATGGGTGCGACGGTATCTCAGGCACTTTTCAGTCCATTGGGTCTATTAACTCTGGGGTTCAGCCTTCCGGTCATCTGGCGCGGCCTTAAGTCTCTTAAGGAGAGGCGGCCAAATATGGACAGCTTCCTTGCAGGGGGGCTGGTTGCTTCTCTTGTTGGTGGCGAAGCTATGACGGCGCTTGAAATTCTTTGGATAAACTCTGGTGCAGACACACTTTCTGCCTGGATTCATGAAAGAAGCAGAAAGCATATTTCAGATATTCTGGACATCACTTCTCATCATACATTTGTGCTGGAAAACGGTATCGAAATAGAGCGAGAGGTGTCTCAGATTAAACCGGGAGATATCGTTGTTCTGCATACCGGAGAAAAGATATCTGTAGATGGTGCAATTGTACATGGACAAGCCATGCTCAATGAGGCACCGATTACCGGCCATCAGGAACTTAAGCATAAACAGGAAGCGGATCAGGTTTTTGCCGGAACCTTCGTACAGGAAGGTGTTATTCAGGTGAGGGTAGAGCATGTAGGTGATACCACTTATCTGGCCCGGGTTATGTCTAAGGTAGAAGATGCGCTGGAAAACCGGGCTCCTATTGAAGGTGTTGCTGACCGCCTTGCAGAAAAGGTTCTTAAAATGGGTGTCGCTTCTACGGCGCTTACCTACCTGATTACCGGTAGCATTATGCGGGCTTATACCGTGCTTCTGGTTATGGCCTGTCCTTGTGCTACGGTACTGGCAGCTTCAACCGCGGTAAGCGCTGCTATGAACTCAGCAGCCCGAAATCAGATTCTGATTAAGGGCGGCCGCTATCTGGAAGAAGTAGGCAAATGTGAAACCGTATTTTTTGATAAAACCGGTACTCTGACCACTTCCTGCCCGAGCCTCGCAGAAACGGCGATGGCCAAGGGTGTAACAGAGAAGCAGTTATTGCAACTGGCGGCCTCGGCAGAGACTCACAACCATCACCCTCTGGCTCAGGCGATTATGGAAGAGGCTAAATTGCATGGCACATTCCCTATTCCGCATCAGGAGTGCGATTATCATTTGGGAATGGGCATGAGAGCCCTGCTGGAAGAAGGTGAAATATTGGTAGGTAATGCCAAACTGGTTCAGCACTACGGCATTTCTATGAGCTCTTTAAATGGTCTGGAAGCAAAATCCCGTGAGTTTAAAGAGCGTGGCCTGACTCTGCTTTATGTCTATAAGGATAGGGTTCTTCAAGGCATGCTAGGTTTTGAGGCACAGGAGAGACCAGAAACTAAAGCGACTATTCAGCAGCTCAGAAGGCTGGGAGTCAAGCGGGTGGTACTTGTCACCGGTGACGAGGAGCCTACAGCAAGGGCGATTGCCCGTCGTCTTGGAATGGATGACTATCATGCATCCATGATGCCAGAGGATAAAGGCAGGGTGATTGAAGCTGAAACCAGCAAATACGGACCGGTAATCATGATTGGTGATGGTATTAATGATGCCTTGGCTCTGACCCATGCAGAAGTTGGTGTTGCCTTTGGTACAGCCGGTTCAGAAGTGGCTGTAGAAGCTGCCGATATCGCTCTGGTTAAGGATGATCTTACAGGTTTGGTCAATGTATATGCATTAAGTCAGAAGACCCTGCAAGTGGCTAATCAGAATTTCTGGATTGCTACCGGTTCTAATATTGTCGGAGTGGTATTTGGTGCGCTTGGCTGGCTGTCACCTGTTACTGCAGGGCTGGTTCATATTGGCCATTCTCTGGGGGTAGTAGGTAACTCCACAAGGTTGTTAGCTCTGCCTAAGCCCGAGGATGAGTAA
- a CDS encoding HMA2 domain-containing protein — translation MNKDVKKALKLRSWVHIAHHIPGRVRLKYRLGIIAHLARFNASDIERALDKIPAFRNYKLNSSTGSILIEYDATIVKPALIEELFSEDDAIAEQACYDLADCINLNGVN, via the coding sequence ATGAACAAAGATGTAAAGAAAGCCTTAAAACTAAGGTCGTGGGTCCACATAGCCCACCATATTCCGGGAAGAGTCAGGCTTAAATACAGGCTTGGCATTATTGCCCATCTTGCCCGTTTTAATGCCAGTGATATCGAAAGGGCTTTGGACAAGATACCAGCGTTTAGGAACTACAAGCTAAACAGCAGTACAGGAAGTATCCTGATCGAATACGATGCAACAATTGTAAAGCCGGCTCTTATTGAAGAGCTGTTTTCAGAAGATGATGCGATTGCCGAGCAAGCCTGTTATGACCTGGCAGATTGCATTAACTTAAATGGAGTTAACTAA
- a CDS encoding YtxH domain-containing protein: MSDKDNQQQAIPPEWTGQVPPQGLYGYPPFNPMMMNPATSVHHPEAPDHHPEIPSHFPEMSARPDMAQQHPDMAAQYQAMAAQYAQAQKAMQDQAAQYQAMAQQAAAQQAAAQQAMAQQAMAAQAAAQQAMYQQAAAQSGVNSQGGNPFENDPMMQQAQAMLDGAMGEEEAGMFKELLGSLGMSDKEFWKGAMVGAAAALILGNENVRKGIMSMVTGTGDMLKSGGASVKETASSVKDNVAAGGEIFRDTYQAGKDGFKESVERHKTTPEADDAAPESGTEADA, translated from the coding sequence ATGAGCGACAAAGATAATCAACAACAAGCTATCCCTCCTGAGTGGACTGGTCAGGTTCCTCCTCAGGGACTTTATGGCTACCCTCCTTTTAATCCGATGATGATGAACCCAGCTACATCAGTACATCATCCTGAAGCACCGGATCATCACCCTGAAATACCGTCACACTTCCCTGAAATGTCAGCTCGTCCTGATATGGCCCAACAGCACCCGGATATGGCTGCTCAGTATCAGGCTATGGCAGCTCAGTATGCGCAGGCACAGAAGGCCATGCAGGATCAGGCAGCACAATATCAGGCGATGGCACAGCAGGCAGCGGCTCAACAAGCAGCAGCTCAGCAGGCTATGGCTCAGCAAGCAATGGCTGCTCAGGCTGCAGCACAGCAGGCCATGTACCAGCAGGCAGCGGCCCAGTCAGGAGTAAATTCGCAGGGCGGTAATCCGTTTGAAAATGATCCTATGATGCAGCAGGCTCAGGCCATGCTTGATGGCGCAATGGGTGAAGAAGAAGCGGGAATGTTTAAAGAACTGTTAGGAAGTTTAGGTATGAGTGATAAAGAATTCTGGAAAGGCGCAATGGTTGGCGCAGCAGCGGCACTGATTTTAGGTAATGAAAACGTACGTAAGGGCATTATGAGCATGGTAACCGGAACCGGGGATATGCTTAAAAGTGGTGGTGCGTCCGTGAAGGAAACCGCTTCATCTGTTAAAGATAATGTTGCGGCAGGCGGCGAGATTTTCCGTGATACCTATCAGGCAGGCAAAGATGGGTTTAAAGAGTCTGTAGAGCGTCATAAAACAACTCCGGAAGCGGATGACGCCGCTCCTGAAAGCGGAACGGAGGCGGACGCATGA
- a CDS encoding YtxH domain-containing protein: MSSDNQYNPYMTYPYQGVANQQVPQQPAESDYKSQNTNTHFIMGVAAGAAVAYLLTNKKFQKSVASKGEQAWSAVRGEVEELKERLEDTQAELEYYRNLHKGE; encoded by the coding sequence ATGAGCAGTGATAATCAATACAACCCATATATGACTTACCCTTATCAGGGTGTGGCTAACCAACAGGTTCCTCAGCAGCCAGCAGAGTCTGACTACAAAAGTCAGAACACCAATACGCATTTTATTATGGGTGTTGCAGCCGGTGCTGCAGTGGCGTATTTGCTGACCAATAAGAAGTTCCAGAAAAGTGTTGCTTCTAAAGGTGAGCAGGCCTGGTCTGCGGTTCGCGGTGAAGTAGAGGAACTGAAAGAGCGTTTGGAAGATACTCAGGCTGAACTTGAGTATTATCGCAACCTGCATAAAGGCGAGTAA
- a CDS encoding heavy metal translocating P-type ATPase — MVTVKSHFPGRIRLKVREISRYPGIGDWIKQSLIAIQGIREVRVNEYAGSVIVDYDEQLLDSKTIQARVSALNFTEGEQSDEIEHQYTRGDVAMNLIGILSTLLLPGYLGAISTATLITPTLAEGFDELKNGKITIEVLDAVAVGLSFARRDYKTAMMTQSLISLGEYMEDQTNRSSDRLLADLMAPHETMVWYIGPEGQKEQRHSSLLKEGDLIELMPGDAIPVDGLVEEGTALINQASLTGESVPVRREEDALVYSGTSVHDGQIKVRVQKVGSESTTAKIAKLIYDSLSEKSETQQVTQEMADRRVKITLGIGAAVFALTQDMSRVASVFLVDYSCALKLSTPVTFKSIMYRAAQNGILLKGGSAIEKLVKVDTCVFDKTGTLTHGDMEVTDVISFSSESSARDLLAISASVEEHSNHPLSQAIVNAARNNKLPHIEHGEVEYVIAHGLKSTLSGHHLVMGSRHFLEVHENVDFAPYEEEIMEFEEKGRHLIFISNEGQLMGMIGLRDHLREDAKETLAVLRSLGINNLVMISGDRKFKAQKLGDELKLDRVYAEATPKSKSSIIEELQNEGHTVLFVGDGVNDAPALSKADVGVAMCVGTELARQVADVVLLQDRLYGLVEARQLAQAAMSIINSNIKIAEYVNSGIMLAAAMGWFNPAVSALLHNGTTLAVLARSVSVRKSGS, encoded by the coding sequence TTGGTTACTGTCAAAAGTCACTTCCCTGGCCGTATTCGTTTAAAGGTCAGGGAGATCTCCCGTTATCCGGGGATTGGAGACTGGATTAAACAGAGCCTGATTGCCATCCAGGGGATCCGGGAGGTTCGGGTTAACGAATATGCCGGTTCAGTGATTGTCGATTATGATGAGCAGCTTCTGGATTCTAAAACCATTCAGGCCCGTGTCTCAGCCCTTAATTTCACGGAAGGTGAGCAGAGCGATGAGATAGAGCATCAGTATACCCGTGGCGATGTTGCCATGAACCTTATTGGTATTCTGTCGACTCTGCTTTTGCCCGGTTATCTTGGCGCAATTTCAACCGCAACTTTGATAACTCCTACTCTGGCTGAAGGCTTTGATGAGCTGAAGAACGGCAAGATCACCATTGAAGTTCTGGACGCAGTAGCTGTTGGTCTCTCATTTGCGCGTAGAGATTATAAGACAGCCATGATGACGCAGAGTCTTATTAGCCTTGGCGAGTATATGGAGGATCAGACCAACCGAAGCAGCGATCGCTTGCTGGCTGATTTGATGGCTCCGCATGAAACCATGGTCTGGTACATTGGCCCGGAGGGGCAGAAGGAACAGCGTCACTCCTCACTTCTTAAAGAAGGGGATCTGATAGAGCTGATGCCGGGCGATGCTATCCCGGTTGACGGGCTTGTTGAGGAAGGCACGGCACTGATAAACCAGGCTTCTCTGACTGGTGAAAGTGTTCCTGTCCGGCGTGAAGAAGATGCTCTGGTTTATTCCGGTACATCTGTTCATGATGGTCAGATTAAGGTCCGGGTGCAAAAGGTTGGCAGTGAATCGACAACAGCAAAAATTGCCAAGTTGATTTATGACTCCCTGTCTGAAAAGAGCGAAACTCAGCAGGTTACACAGGAAATGGCAGACCGCAGGGTGAAGATCACTCTGGGGATCGGAGCGGCGGTATTTGCCCTGACGCAGGATATGAGCCGTGTGGCATCTGTCTTTCTGGTGGATTATTCCTGTGCGCTGAAACTCAGTACTCCGGTCACCTTTAAGTCGATTATGTATCGTGCCGCCCAGAACGGCATCCTTCTGAAAGGTGGTAGCGCCATTGAGAAGTTGGTCAAAGTTGATACCTGTGTCTTTGATAAAACCGGTACTCTGACCCACGGTGATATGGAGGTAACGGATGTTATCTCATTCAGCAGTGAAAGCAGTGCAAGAGACTTGCTTGCTATCAGTGCATCCGTTGAAGAGCACAGTAATCACCCGCTTTCCCAGGCCATTGTTAATGCAGCGCGAAACAATAAGCTCCCTCATATTGAGCACGGGGAAGTGGAATATGTTATCGCGCATGGCTTAAAGAGTACTCTTAGCGGCCATCATTTAGTGATGGGCAGCCGTCATTTCCTTGAAGTGCATGAAAATGTTGATTTTGCTCCTTATGAAGAGGAAATCATGGAGTTTGAAGAGAAGGGACGTCACCTGATCTTTATATCCAATGAGGGGCAGCTCATGGGGATGATAGGTTTGAGAGATCACCTCAGAGAAGACGCGAAGGAAACGCTGGCGGTGCTGAGATCTCTGGGAATCAACAACCTGGTGATGATCTCCGGCGACAGAAAGTTTAAAGCTCAAAAACTGGGTGATGAGCTTAAGCTCGACAGAGTTTATGCAGAAGCGACACCGAAGAGTAAGTCTTCCATTATCGAAGAGTTGCAAAATGAAGGGCATACCGTGCTCTTTGTCGGCGATGGCGTAAACGATGCTCCGGCATTAAGTAAAGCTGATGTTGGCGTAGCCATGTGCGTTGGTACTGAGCTGGCAAGACAGGTTGCGGATGTGGTGTTACTTCAGGACCGGCTGTATGGCTTAGTTGAAGCCCGCCAACTGGCGCAGGCTGCGATGTCCATCATTAACAGCAATATTAAAATTGCTGAGTATGTGAACAGTGGCATTATGTTGGCGGCAGCAATGGGCTGGTTTAACCCTGCGGTGAGTGCATTGCTTCATAATGGTACCACGCTGGCCGTACTGGCCCGTTCTGTTTCTGTCCGTAAGAGCGGGAGTTAA
- a CDS encoding GGDEF domain-containing protein, translating to MSDTKQLQKHKQFNVTPIGVTGRIATLLTVTVIIPMLVTGILIENGKLAPGESHYLAIPIVILFILVPVSRFIARYTINKDLATINQFCDEIKNGNYDVSFELKNQKENEDEFIQLLRNLTWMSHNLTSSSRKNKQEIKEAKQNLSDMEKLAFTDPLTGLYNRRYLNYLDNEFFNQSPEDQDSMGHASLIYIDCDKFKQINDTKGHIFGDKLLVGLAQCLNNACRQEQDTAFRMGGDEFAVLLPDTTSEQAVVVGNRICAMYQELDFTEGTSLSVGIASVNCIRQHCNNSLHKLIDFADQQAYHAKRSGGGAIRIM from the coding sequence ATGAGCGACACAAAACAACTGCAAAAACACAAACAATTTAACGTTACGCCGATAGGAGTAACAGGAAGGATCGCCACTCTGCTAACAGTGACCGTCATCATTCCTATGCTTGTGACCGGTATTCTGATTGAAAACGGAAAGCTTGCTCCCGGAGAAAGTCACTATCTGGCAATACCTATCGTTATTCTCTTTATTTTGGTCCCGGTATCACGGTTCATAGCCCGTTACACCATAAATAAAGATCTGGCGACGATTAACCAGTTCTGCGACGAAATAAAGAACGGAAACTACGACGTCTCTTTCGAACTAAAAAACCAGAAAGAGAATGAAGATGAGTTTATTCAGTTACTCAGAAACCTTACCTGGATGAGCCATAACCTCACGTCATCAAGCCGCAAAAACAAGCAAGAGATCAAAGAGGCAAAACAAAACCTTAGTGATATGGAAAAACTGGCGTTTACTGATCCACTAACCGGACTTTATAACCGCCGTTACCTTAACTATCTGGATAACGAATTTTTTAACCAGTCTCCGGAAGATCAGGATTCTATGGGTCATGCCAGCCTTATCTATATTGATTGCGACAAATTCAAACAGATCAATGATACAAAAGGGCATATTTTCGGTGATAAGCTTTTGGTGGGACTAGCGCAATGTCTGAATAATGCCTGCCGCCAGGAGCAGGATACTGCATTCAGAATGGGCGGAGATGAATTTGCTGTTCTTCTGCCAGATACAACTTCTGAGCAGGCCGTAGTTGTCGGGAATCGGATATGTGCTATGTACCAGGAACTGGACTTTACCGAGGGTACTTCTCTTTCTGTGGGAATCGCCTCCGTGAATTGCATCAGACAACATTGTAACAACTCATTGCACAAGCTGATTGATTTTGCTGACCAACAGGCATATCACGCTAAACGTTCCGGGGGAGGAGCTATCCGGATAATGTAG
- a CDS encoding YnfA family protein, translating into MIEIKTVGLFFITALAEIVGCYLPYLWLREDKPVWLLLPAALSLALFAWLLSLHPTAAGRVYAAYGGVYIFVAILWLWGVDGIRPTAWDLVGTSVALLGMGIIMFAPRAA; encoded by the coding sequence TTGATCGAAATAAAAACTGTCGGACTTTTCTTTATTACCGCTCTGGCGGAAATAGTTGGCTGCTATCTGCCCTATCTCTGGTTACGTGAAGATAAACCCGTCTGGTTACTACTGCCAGCGGCCCTGAGCCTGGCCCTGTTTGCCTGGTTGTTGTCCCTGCACCCGACGGCTGCAGGCAGAGTGTATGCAGCCTACGGGGGAGTTTATATTTTTGTCGCCATCCTATGGTTATGGGGCGTAGACGGCATACGGCCGACGGCTTGGGATCTGGTCGGAACAAGCGTAGCCCTGCTTGGTATGGGCATCATCATGTTTGCTCCGCGCGCCGCATAA
- a CDS encoding ABC transporter ATP-binding protein yields MINVQNIAFKYRPEADYIFRGYSFSLQKGEIMSVLGPNGQGKTTLIKCLLGLFKLTEGSINFQGHRSYVPQNALTPFDYEVREMVVMGCNRKSGLFANIKKEDYIWADNALNEVGMADYAHKRFASLSGGQKQMVLIARALVSSPEIMILDEPTSALDYKNQDRVLRILKKIAGNGTTIIFSTHCPHQALRISDKTMIMQSKDRYLSGTAGEILNEECLSELYKIDIHKGLINNKDYEFVMPLYS; encoded by the coding sequence ATGATTAATGTCCAGAATATCGCCTTTAAATACCGGCCCGAAGCAGACTATATATTCAGGGGCTACTCCTTTAGCTTACAAAAAGGTGAAATTATGAGTGTGCTCGGACCAAACGGTCAGGGTAAAACAACACTTATCAAATGCCTGCTTGGACTGTTTAAACTAACCGAAGGGTCGATTAATTTTCAGGGACACCGTTCCTATGTACCACAAAACGCTTTAACGCCTTTTGATTACGAAGTCCGTGAAATGGTTGTTATGGGATGTAACCGTAAATCGGGTTTATTCGCCAATATTAAAAAAGAAGACTATATCTGGGCAGATAATGCCCTTAATGAAGTAGGCATGGCTGATTACGCGCACAAACGCTTTGCCTCACTAAGCGGAGGGCAAAAGCAGATGGTTCTGATTGCCCGGGCTCTGGTATCCTCACCTGAGATTATGATTCTGGATGAGCCAACCTCTGCCCTTGACTATAAAAATCAGGACCGAGTGCTGAGAATCTTAAAAAAGATTGCTGGTAACGGCACAACAATAATATTTTCAACTCACTGCCCTCACCAGGCACTGCGTATATCAGATAAGACTATGATTATGCAGTCGAAAGACAGATATCTCAGTGGCACGGCCGGAGAAATTCTCAACGAGGAGTGTTTATCTGAGCTGTATAAGATTGATATTCATAAAGGTTTGATTAATAACAAAGATTATGAATTTGTAATGCCACTTTATAGCTAA
- a CDS encoding iron ABC transporter permease — MTISTTVPSALSTYKSKLSLLPVQIAILASLLLVTVLVSLGTGRYPIDYTTIVAILSDNIFDITNHWNPVEERVIELVRLPRIVVAGLVGAALSVSGAVMQGMFRNPLVGPNIIGVSSGAAFGGVLAIMLMLPGILVTVFASVFGLGAIIIALLLARSGQKTSVLSLVLGGVITGGFFSALVSLAKYVADPDDVLPEVVYWLLGSFNNSNYIDTLHVAIPLLFAGTLIYRMRHTINILSLGEEEAVSLGIDVNKSRLLLMLLTAILIAASVSVSGVIGWVGLIIPHFARMICGPNHSRLIPVVLFIGAIYMILADTLARTASYGEIPIGVLTALMGAPVFGYLLRKIQSKKEGAES, encoded by the coding sequence ATGACGATCTCAACGACAGTACCTTCAGCACTAAGTACATATAAAAGTAAACTGAGTTTACTACCGGTACAGATAGCCATTTTGGCAAGCCTGCTGCTGGTCACTGTGCTGGTATCACTCGGGACCGGACGATACCCCATTGATTACACAACTATAGTAGCGATACTTTCCGATAATATCTTCGATATCACTAATCACTGGAATCCGGTTGAGGAAAGAGTCATCGAACTGGTTCGTTTACCCAGAATAGTGGTCGCCGGACTGGTTGGTGCAGCACTTTCCGTTAGTGGTGCTGTGATGCAGGGAATGTTCCGCAATCCGCTGGTTGGCCCCAATATTATCGGTGTCTCATCCGGAGCGGCTTTTGGCGGTGTTCTGGCAATCATGCTTATGCTGCCGGGAATTCTGGTCACCGTCTTTGCCTCTGTCTTTGGTCTTGGGGCTATCATTATCGCTTTGCTGCTGGCCCGCAGTGGACAAAAAACAAGTGTACTGTCGTTGGTTTTGGGTGGCGTTATCACGGGTGGCTTCTTTTCTGCCCTTGTATCACTGGCGAAATATGTTGCTGATCCGGATGATGTTTTACCGGAAGTGGTGTACTGGCTGTTAGGTTCGTTTAATAACTCGAACTATATTGATACATTACATGTTGCCATTCCCCTGCTATTCGCCGGAACGCTTATTTACAGGATGCGCCACACCATCAATATTCTTTCCCTTGGTGAAGAAGAGGCCGTCTCTCTCGGAATTGACGTAAACAAAAGCCGGTTGCTACTTATGCTGTTAACGGCAATTCTGATCGCAGCATCGGTCTCCGTCAGCGGTGTTATTGGCTGGGTCGGACTGATTATTCCGCATTTTGCCCGTATGATTTGTGGCCCTAACCATTCCCGGCTGATCCCGGTAGTCCTGTTCATCGGTGCCATCTATATGATCCTGGCTGACACTCTTGCCAGAACGGCAAGCTATGGCGAGATCCCTATCGGTGTGTTAACGGCTCTGATGGGAGCCCCTGTTTTTGGCTATCTTCTACGTAAAATACAGTCTAAAAAAGAGGGAGCGGAATCATGA